The following coding sequences are from one Chthonomonadales bacterium window:
- a CDS encoding arylsulfatase, producing MAAGIGAALGVLAGGAGAPANAQASAQRPGILLIVTDDQGYGDIGLHGNSRIKTPNLDRLGRESVRLTRFYVSPVCAPTRASLMTGRYNYRTGVVDTWLGRAMMHADEVTIAEMLRRGGYRTGIFGKWHLGDTYPLRAVDQGFEESLTHNGGGIGQPADPEGNSYFDPLLYRGGRPVRARGYCTDIFAREAARFLTARDDRPFFAYVAMNAPHVPLDVHESYVAPYRESGLDETTARVYGMVTNIDENVGRLLDALDRSGRAANTVVVFMSDNGPQQRRYNAGLRGAKGTVYEGGVRVPCFVRWPARLRPGEVDRITAHIDVAPTFLQMAGVEPPPGLQLDGRSLLPLLDGQAEGWPDRTLFLQWHRGDAPEPFRDSAAVTQRLKLVNGHELYDLQADPSEARDVSGERPEAVLRLREAYLRWFRDVSATRGYDPPRIVLGAEAAPAVVLTRQDWRGPRAGWEDTALGHWEVAVERGGTYRVTLALQPGPTPCRAHLRVDGVVRERSVRAGARTCEFEHVPLEAGPARLEAWQECGQGSVGVRYVAVRRR from the coding sequence ATGGCGGCGGGAATCGGAGCCGCGCTTGGCGTGCTGGCCGGCGGCGCGGGCGCGCCGGCGAACGCGCAAGCCAGCGCGCAGCGGCCCGGCATCCTCCTGATCGTGACCGACGATCAGGGGTACGGCGACATCGGCCTGCACGGGAATTCGCGCATCAAGACGCCCAACCTGGACCGCCTTGGCAGGGAATCCGTGCGCCTCACGCGCTTCTACGTGAGCCCGGTCTGCGCCCCCACGCGCGCCAGCCTGATGACCGGGCGCTACAACTATCGGACGGGCGTCGTCGACACCTGGCTCGGGCGCGCGATGATGCACGCGGACGAGGTGACGATCGCCGAGATGCTGCGCCGCGGCGGGTACCGCACCGGCATCTTCGGGAAGTGGCACCTGGGCGACACCTACCCGCTGCGAGCGGTGGACCAGGGCTTCGAGGAGTCGCTCACCCACAACGGCGGCGGTATTGGACAGCCGGCCGACCCGGAGGGCAACAGCTACTTCGACCCGCTGCTCTACCGCGGAGGCCGCCCGGTCCGCGCGCGCGGCTACTGCACCGACATCTTCGCCCGCGAGGCGGCCCGCTTCCTCACTGCGCGCGACGACCGGCCCTTCTTCGCCTATGTCGCCATGAATGCGCCGCACGTGCCGCTCGACGTCCACGAGTCCTACGTCGCCCCCTACCGCGAGTCCGGACTGGACGAGACGACCGCGCGCGTCTATGGGATGGTGACCAACATCGACGAGAACGTAGGCCGCCTCCTTGACGCCCTGGACCGCTCCGGGCGGGCGGCGAACACCGTCGTCGTGTTCATGAGCGACAACGGCCCGCAGCAGAGGCGCTACAACGCCGGCCTGCGGGGCGCAAAGGGCACCGTCTACGAGGGTGGCGTTCGTGTGCCGTGCTTCGTGCGCTGGCCCGCGCGGCTGCGACCGGGCGAGGTCGATCGGATCACCGCGCACATCGACGTCGCCCCCACCTTCCTCCAGATGGCCGGTGTGGAGCCGCCACCCGGCCTCCAGCTCGATGGCAGGAGTCTGCTTCCCCTGCTCGACGGCCAGGCAGAAGGCTGGCCCGACCGTACGCTCTTCCTGCAGTGGCACCGCGGCGACGCGCCGGAGCCATTTCGCGACTCCGCGGCGGTCACTCAGCGCCTCAAACTCGTCAACGGCCACGAGCTCTACGACCTGCAAGCCGACCCGAGCGAGGCGCGCGACGTTTCCGGTGAGCGCCCGGAGGCGGTACTACGCCTGCGCGAGGCCTATCTGCGCTGGTTCCGTGACGTCAGCGCAACGCGCGGGTACGATCCGCCGCGCATCGTCCTTGGCGCCGAGGCCGCGCCGGCCGTAGTGCTGACCCGTCAGGACTGGCGAGGCCCGCGCGCGGGCTGGGAGGACACGGCGCTCGGCCACTGGGAGGTGGCGGTGGAGCGCGGCGGAACCTACCGGGTCACGCTGGCGCTCCAACCCGGGCCCACCCCCTGCCGCGCGCACCTGCGCGTCGACGGCGTGGTTCGCGAGCGCTCGGTTCGCGCCGGCGCCCGGACCTGCGAGTTCGAGCACGTGCCGCTGGAGGCCGGGCCGGCCCGGCTCGAGGCATGGCAGGAGTGCGGCCAGGGTAGCGTGGGGGTGCGCTACGTCGCCGTGAGGCGGCGATGA
- a CDS encoding UDP-glucose/GDP-mannose dehydrogenase family protein: MNICVIGTGYVGLVTGSVFADLGNEVVCVDRDSAKVDMLERGQMPIYEPGLQEMVERNVADGRLCFTTDTESAVGRSDVVFICVGTPPLPSGDPDMTQVEEAARAIARALNRYKVVVNKSTVPVGTGDRVREIIETNKRRDVDFDVVSNPEFLREGSAIADTLQPDRIVIGAPSQVVAMRILELYAPLERPMLITDVVSAEMIKYASNAFLATKISFINAIADVCEAAGADVTQVMKGMGYDHRIGAAFLQAGLGYGGSCFPKDTKALIRTAERHGCDFAILRDVVRVNEERVGRFMDRLEGVLGGLADRTVAVLGLAFKANTDDMRDAKSLDVIARLLASGANVRAYDPIAMARTREVFPQIHYGENAYDAVLGADAAIVVTEWNEFRHLNLERIREAMRGDVLFDGRNVYDPVRMQRLGFAYYGVGRGGLEPVAR, encoded by the coding sequence ATGAACATCTGCGTCATCGGAACGGGCTACGTAGGTCTGGTGACGGGGTCCGTCTTCGCGGATCTCGGCAACGAGGTCGTCTGTGTCGACCGCGATTCGGCCAAGGTGGACATGCTCGAGCGCGGGCAGATGCCGATCTACGAGCCCGGATTGCAGGAGATGGTGGAGCGCAACGTGGCGGACGGCCGCCTGTGCTTCACCACGGACACGGAGAGCGCCGTCGGCCGCTCAGACGTGGTTTTCATATGCGTGGGCACGCCGCCACTTCCCTCGGGCGACCCGGACATGACGCAGGTGGAGGAAGCCGCGCGCGCCATCGCCCGCGCGCTCAACCGCTACAAGGTGGTCGTCAACAAGAGCACCGTTCCGGTCGGGACCGGTGACCGCGTGCGCGAGATCATCGAGACCAACAAGCGTCGCGACGTAGACTTCGACGTCGTCTCCAACCCGGAGTTCCTGCGCGAAGGGTCCGCCATCGCGGACACGCTCCAGCCCGACCGGATCGTGATCGGCGCGCCGAGCCAGGTGGTCGCCATGCGCATCCTGGAGCTCTACGCCCCGCTCGAGCGCCCGATGCTAATCACGGACGTCGTGAGCGCCGAGATGATCAAGTACGCGTCTAACGCCTTCCTGGCCACCAAGATCTCGTTCATCAACGCCATTGCGGACGTCTGCGAGGCGGCGGGCGCCGACGTCACCCAGGTGATGAAGGGCATGGGCTACGACCACCGCATCGGCGCCGCCTTTCTGCAGGCGGGTCTCGGGTACGGCGGATCCTGCTTCCCGAAGGACACCAAGGCGCTGATCCGCACGGCCGAGCGCCACGGGTGCGACTTCGCCATTCTCAGGGATGTGGTGCGCGTGAACGAGGAGCGAGTGGGCCGGTTCATGGACCGGCTTGAGGGCGTGCTCGGCGGGCTTGCGGACCGGACGGTCGCCGTGCTCGGCCTGGCCTTCAAGGCCAACACCGACGACATGCGCGACGCGAAGTCGCTCGACGTGATCGCGCGCCTGCTGGCCTCCGGCGCGAACGTGCGGGCCTACGACCCCATCGCGATGGCCAGGACGCGCGAGGTGTTCCCGCAGATCCACTACGGCGAGAACGCCTACGATGCCGTCCTCGGCGCCGACGCGGCCATAGTGGTAACCGAGTGGAACGAGTTCCGCCACCTGAACCTGGAGCGCATCCGCGAGGCGATGCGGGGCGACGTGCTGTTCGATGGGCGCAACGTCTACGACCCCGTCCGGATGCAGCGGCTGGGCTTCGCCTACTATGGGGTCGGCCGTGGTGGCCTCGAGCCGGTCGCCCGCTGA
- the tgt gene encoding tRNA guanosine(34) transglycosylase Tgt: MFTVDARCRRTAARAGTLRLPHGRVETPAFMPVGTQGTVKSILAGELRELGYSLVLGNTYHLSLRPGEDLVAEAGGLHRFAGWGGALLTDSGGFQVFSLARLRRIGADGVEFRSHIDGSPRLFTPERVMEIQRKLGADVVMAFDECVPYPCERTAAEEALERTHRWAERCADAHDAAGGRAAGGWPQALFGIVQGSVYRDLRESSARALAALGLPGYAIGGLAVGEGAEVRNACVAWSTARLPEGKPRYLMGVGTPRDILDAVERGVDMFDCVLPTRNGRNGQVFTSEGVLNLRNARFARDFERIDPACGCAVCSLHSRAYVRHLFLANEILGPRLATYHNLAFYAGLMRGIRTSIHFGRFPEFAECFLERHQRAAGDPGLGGHLAMEPEE, from the coding sequence CTGTTCACCGTCGATGCCAGATGCCGCCGAACCGCTGCGCGCGCTGGAACGCTGCGCCTGCCCCACGGGCGGGTTGAGACGCCGGCCTTTATGCCCGTAGGCACGCAGGGCACCGTCAAGTCTATTCTTGCGGGCGAGCTGCGCGAGTTGGGCTACAGCCTGGTGCTCGGAAACACCTACCACCTGAGCCTGCGGCCGGGCGAAGATCTGGTGGCCGAGGCCGGCGGGCTCCACCGCTTTGCCGGCTGGGGCGGCGCCCTTCTCACCGACAGCGGCGGCTTCCAGGTGTTCAGCCTGGCGCGTCTTCGACGCATTGGCGCGGATGGCGTGGAGTTCCGTTCGCATATCGACGGCTCGCCCCGCCTCTTCACGCCGGAGCGCGTGATGGAGATCCAGCGGAAGCTCGGGGCGGACGTCGTGATGGCGTTTGACGAGTGTGTGCCGTACCCGTGCGAGCGCACCGCGGCTGAGGAGGCGCTGGAGCGTACGCACCGCTGGGCGGAACGGTGCGCCGACGCCCACGACGCGGCGGGCGGGCGCGCGGCGGGCGGGTGGCCGCAGGCCCTGTTCGGGATCGTGCAGGGGTCGGTCTACCGTGACCTGCGCGAGTCGAGCGCGCGCGCCCTCGCGGCGCTGGGCTTGCCGGGCTACGCCATCGGCGGGCTCGCCGTGGGGGAGGGCGCCGAGGTGCGCAATGCCTGCGTCGCCTGGTCGACGGCACGGCTCCCGGAGGGCAAGCCGCGCTACCTGATGGGCGTGGGCACGCCGCGCGACATCCTGGACGCGGTCGAGCGGGGGGTCGACATGTTCGACTGCGTGCTGCCGACGCGAAACGGGCGCAACGGCCAGGTGTTCACTTCGGAGGGCGTGTTGAACCTGCGCAACGCACGCTTCGCGCGCGACTTCGAGCGCATCGACCCGGCCTGCGGCTGCGCGGTATGCTCGCTGCACTCACGAGCCTACGTGCGGCATCTGTTCCTGGCCAACGAGATACTGGGCCCGCGCCTGGCGACGTACCACAACCTCGCGTTCTATGCGGGCCTGATGCGTGGGATCCGGACGTCGATCCATTTCGGCCGGTTCCCCGAGTTCGCCGAGTGCTTTCTGGAGCGCCATCAGCGCGCCGCCGGCGATCCGGGCCTGGGTGGTCACCTTGCGATGGAGCCTGAGGAATAG
- a CDS encoding tetratricopeptide repeat protein has translation MLRKMLGLGRNEHYDRAIRLFDQGLHEEAIGLFEVVLNGSPGDSVTHRLSRFYMAEAHANLGHAGMRRGAWARAEEHYRKALAIHPHYADLHHCLGLCLRRQLRFDDALAAFDAALELNPRFAKARLHRGLALYGAGRRDEGVADIEQAVELEPGFRTGAYRAGMEAHAGGDFAAVVVALESVSATEVDDILYHFGLGDELYCREMYEEAICEYRKALELNPSYADVHGHLGVALRAAGRVEEAAGAFAAALAINPDFVEARVNRGLALRDLGRTADARAELEKALESEPDNPVALDNLREMGRVCAA, from the coding sequence ATGCTGCGGAAGATGCTGGGCCTGGGTCGTAACGAGCACTACGACAGAGCCATCCGGCTGTTCGATCAGGGCCTTCACGAGGAGGCGATCGGCCTGTTCGAGGTCGTGCTCAACGGCAGTCCCGGCGACTCCGTAACCCACCGCCTCTCCCGCTTCTACATGGCGGAGGCCCACGCCAACCTGGGTCACGCCGGCATGCGTCGCGGGGCCTGGGCACGCGCCGAGGAGCACTACCGAAAGGCGCTCGCCATCCATCCCCACTACGCCGACCTGCACCACTGCCTGGGCCTTTGCCTGCGTCGGCAACTCCGTTTCGACGACGCCCTGGCCGCGTTCGACGCCGCGCTCGAGCTGAACCCGCGCTTCGCCAAGGCCCGGTTGCACCGCGGCCTCGCGCTCTACGGAGCGGGACGGCGCGACGAGGGGGTCGCCGACATCGAGCAGGCGGTCGAGCTCGAGCCCGGCTTCCGCACCGGCGCCTATCGTGCGGGCATGGAGGCTCACGCCGGGGGCGACTTCGCGGCCGTCGTCGTTGCGCTCGAGTCGGTCTCGGCCACCGAGGTGGACGACATCCTCTACCACTTCGGGCTGGGCGACGAGCTCTACTGTCGTGAGATGTACGAGGAGGCCATCTGCGAGTACCGCAAGGCGCTGGAGCTCAACCCCAGCTACGCCGACGTTCATGGCCACCTCGGCGTGGCCCTTCGCGCCGCCGGGCGCGTCGAGGAGGCGGCGGGCGCCTTCGCCGCGGCGCTGGCCATCAATCCGGACTTCGTGGAGGCGCGCGTTAACCGCGGGCTGGCCTTGCGCGACCTCGGCCGAACGGCGGATGCGCGCGCCGAGCTGGAGAAGGCGCTGGAGTCTGAGCCAGATAATCCGGTAGCGCTGGACAACCTCCGCGAGATGGGCCGGGTCTGCGCCGCATAG